The following are encoded together in the Arthrobacter sp. Y-9 genome:
- a CDS encoding heavy metal translocating P-type ATPase: MSSTATEVELDITGMTCASCANRIERKLNKVDGIEATVNYATEKARVTAPGGFDVALLIGTVEQAGYGATVHEEEAPQDDTELNSLRRRLWTSVVLAVPVIVLSMVPAFQFTGWQWVSLILATPVILWGAWPFHRAAWTNLRHGAATMDTLVSVGTLAAYLWSLYALFFGHAGMLGMRHEFSFAIQRSDGAGNIYLEVAAGVTMFLLAGRYFEKRSKRQAGAALRALLELGAKEVTVLRDGGEHRIPVAELRVGDEFVVRPGEKIATDGSVVDGVSAVDASMITGESVPVDVAPGDAVVGATVNTSGRLVVRASRVGNDTQLAQMARLVEDAQSGKAEVQRLADRISGVFVPVVIGIALLTLAAWLLLGQPVAAAFTAAVAVLIIACPCALGLATPTALLVGTGRGAQLGILIKGPEVLESTRRVDTVVLDKTGTVTTGKMELDQVLTVSGDPADRLTALRLAGALEHASEHPIARAIARGAEAEAGELPPVSGFRNEQGLGVRGTVEGVGVLAGREAFLAAEGLTLPEELRRAKVEAEAQGRTAVVVGWDGEVRAVLTVADRLKPSSADAIRRLKGLGLEPVLLTGDNEAVARTIAAEVGIERVVAEVLPQDKVDVVRGLQAEGRVVAMAGDGVNDAAALAAADLGLAMGTGTDAAIEASDLTLVRGDLLGAVDAIRLSRATLRTIKVNLFWAFAYNVAAIPLAALGLLNPMIAGAAMAFSSVFVVGNSLRLRRFKGALASRNAVS; the protein is encoded by the coding sequence ATGAGCAGCACCGCCACCGAAGTCGAACTCGACATCACCGGGATGACCTGCGCCTCCTGCGCCAACCGGATCGAGCGCAAGCTCAACAAGGTGGACGGAATCGAGGCCACGGTCAACTACGCCACCGAGAAAGCCCGCGTCACGGCGCCCGGAGGTTTCGACGTCGCGCTGCTCATCGGCACGGTGGAGCAGGCCGGTTACGGCGCCACCGTTCACGAGGAGGAGGCTCCTCAGGACGACACGGAGCTGAACTCCCTGCGCCGCCGTCTCTGGACCTCCGTGGTGCTGGCGGTTCCGGTGATCGTGCTGTCGATGGTCCCGGCGTTCCAGTTCACCGGCTGGCAGTGGGTGTCCCTGATCCTGGCGACGCCGGTCATCCTCTGGGGCGCCTGGCCGTTCCACCGGGCGGCCTGGACCAACCTCCGCCACGGCGCCGCCACCATGGACACCCTGGTCTCGGTCGGCACGCTGGCGGCCTACCTCTGGTCCCTCTACGCACTGTTCTTCGGCCACGCCGGCATGCTCGGGATGCGCCACGAGTTCTCGTTCGCCATTCAGCGCAGCGACGGCGCCGGCAACATCTACCTGGAAGTCGCCGCCGGGGTGACCATGTTCCTCCTGGCCGGCCGGTACTTCGAAAAGCGCTCGAAGCGCCAGGCCGGCGCCGCGCTGCGGGCCCTCCTGGAATTGGGCGCCAAGGAGGTGACGGTCCTGCGCGACGGCGGCGAGCACCGCATCCCCGTGGCGGAGCTCCGCGTGGGGGATGAGTTCGTCGTGCGGCCCGGCGAGAAGATCGCCACTGACGGCAGCGTGGTGGACGGCGTCTCGGCCGTGGACGCCTCGATGATCACCGGCGAATCGGTCCCGGTGGATGTCGCACCCGGCGACGCCGTCGTCGGCGCCACCGTGAACACCTCGGGCCGTCTGGTGGTCCGGGCCTCCCGCGTCGGCAACGACACTCAGCTCGCTCAGATGGCCCGCCTCGTCGAAGACGCCCAGTCCGGCAAAGCCGAGGTCCAGCGGCTGGCGGACCGGATTTCCGGGGTCTTCGTGCCGGTGGTCATCGGCATCGCGCTGCTCACCCTCGCCGCCTGGCTCCTGCTGGGCCAGCCCGTCGCCGCAGCGTTCACCGCCGCAGTCGCCGTCCTCATCATCGCCTGCCCGTGCGCGCTGGGTCTCGCGACGCCGACCGCGCTCCTCGTCGGCACGGGGCGCGGCGCGCAGCTCGGCATCCTCATCAAGGGCCCGGAGGTCCTTGAAAGCACGCGCCGCGTCGACACCGTGGTCCTCGACAAGACCGGCACCGTCACGACCGGGAAGATGGAACTGGACCAGGTCCTGACGGTCAGTGGGGACCCGGCGGACCGCCTGACCGCGCTGCGTCTGGCCGGAGCCCTGGAGCACGCGAGCGAGCACCCGATCGCCCGGGCGATCGCGCGCGGGGCCGAGGCGGAGGCCGGGGAGCTCCCGCCGGTCTCCGGGTTCCGGAACGAGCAGGGTCTCGGCGTCCGCGGAACGGTCGAGGGCGTGGGCGTCCTCGCAGGCCGCGAAGCCTTCCTGGCCGCGGAGGGGCTGACCCTGCCCGAGGAACTCCGCCGCGCCAAGGTCGAGGCGGAGGCGCAGGGGCGGACCGCCGTCGTCGTCGGCTGGGACGGTGAAGTGCGAGCGGTACTGACCGTCGCCGACCGGCTCAAGCCGAGCAGTGCCGACGCGATCCGCCGGCTCAAGGGTCTCGGCCTCGAGCCGGTCCTGCTGACCGGTGACAACGAGGCCGTGGCGCGCACCATCGCCGCCGAGGTGGGGATCGAGCGGGTGGTCGCGGAGGTCCTGCCGCAGGACAAGGTGGACGTGGTGCGCGGGCTCCAGGCCGAAGGGCGCGTGGTGGCGATGGCCGGCGACGGGGTCAACGACGCCGCGGCGCTCGCGGCCGCCGACCTGGGCCTGGCGATGGGGACCGGGACGGATGCGGCCATCGAGGCGTCCGACCTCACCCTCGTGCGCGGCGACCTGCTCGGAGCCGTCGACGCGATCCGGCTCTCGCGGGCGACGCTGCGCACCATCAAGGTCAACCTGTTCTGGGCGTTCGCCTACAACGTGGCGGCGATCCCGCTGGCTGCGCTCGGACTGCTGAATCCGATGATCGCCGGGGCGGCCATGGCCTTCTCCAGCGTGTTCGTGGTGGGGAACAGTCTGCGGCTCCGGCGGTTCAAGGGCGCTCTGGCTTCCAGGAACGCCGTGTCCTGA
- the paaK gene encoding phenylacetate--CoA ligase PaaK gives MQDLTPRPDELDPIETASVDELRALQLDRLKWTLRHAYDNVPHYRKAFDEAGVHPEDLTSLEDLSRFPFTSKADLRENYPFGMLAVPREQVARVHASSGTTGRPTVVGYTKDDLAMWATVMARSIRAAGGRPGDMLHNAYGYGLFTGGLGAHAGAEHLGCTVVPVSGGMTERQVQLIQDFRPDIIMVTPSYMLAVIEEMERQGVDPRSTSLKVGIFGAEPWTNDMRREMEERLDMHAVDIYGLSEVIGPGVASECVETKDGLTVWEDHFYPEIVDPITLEPVPEGQEGEVVFTSLTKQAMPIIRYRTRDLTRLLPGTARTMRRIEKITGRTDDMIILRGVNLFPTQIEELILHTPELSPHFQCHLSRQGMLDELTVRVEQRDGVTPGAAHAAAMTLKRLVKSKIGVTVAVDVVIPGSMERSNGKMRRIVDSRPKR, from the coding sequence ATGCAGGACCTGACTCCGCGTCCCGATGAGCTGGACCCCATCGAGACCGCTTCCGTCGATGAGCTGCGGGCGCTGCAGCTGGACCGCCTGAAATGGACGCTCCGTCACGCCTACGACAACGTCCCGCACTACCGGAAGGCCTTCGACGAGGCCGGGGTCCATCCAGAGGACCTGACCTCCCTGGAGGATCTGTCCCGCTTCCCGTTCACCAGCAAAGCGGATCTCCGGGAGAACTACCCGTTCGGGATGCTGGCCGTGCCGCGCGAGCAGGTGGCGCGGGTGCACGCCTCTTCCGGGACCACCGGGCGTCCGACCGTGGTCGGCTACACGAAGGACGACCTGGCCATGTGGGCCACGGTCATGGCCCGCAGCATCCGGGCCGCCGGCGGCCGCCCGGGGGACATGCTGCACAACGCTTACGGCTACGGCCTGTTCACCGGCGGCCTCGGCGCACACGCCGGCGCGGAGCACTTGGGCTGCACGGTGGTGCCCGTCTCCGGCGGCATGACCGAGCGCCAGGTGCAGCTCATCCAGGACTTCCGACCGGACATCATCATGGTCACCCCGTCCTACATGCTCGCGGTCATCGAGGAGATGGAGCGCCAGGGTGTCGACCCGCGGTCCACCTCCCTCAAGGTGGGCATCTTCGGGGCCGAACCGTGGACCAACGACATGCGCCGCGAGATGGAGGAGCGCCTCGACATGCACGCCGTGGACATCTACGGGCTGTCCGAGGTGATCGGTCCGGGGGTGGCCAGCGAGTGCGTCGAGACCAAGGACGGGCTGACGGTCTGGGAGGACCACTTCTACCCGGAGATCGTGGATCCCATCACCCTGGAACCGGTGCCGGAAGGCCAGGAGGGCGAGGTGGTGTTCACGTCCCTGACCAAGCAGGCCATGCCGATCATCCGGTACCGCACCCGCGATCTGACGCGGCTTCTGCCGGGCACCGCGCGCACCATGCGCCGGATCGAGAAGATCACGGGTCGCACGGACGACATGATCATCCTGCGCGGCGTGAACCTCTTCCCCACGCAGATCGAGGAGCTCATCCTCCACACCCCGGAACTCTCGCCCCATTTCCAGTGCCACCTCTCGCGGCAGGGCATGCTGGACGAGCTGACCGTGCGGGTCGAACAGCGCGACGGCGTCACCCCCGGAGCCGCGCACGCCGCGGCGATGACGCTGAAACGACTGGTCAAGAGCAAGATCGGCGTCACGGTCGCCGTCGACGTCGTGATCCCGGGCAGCATGGAACGGTCCAACGGCAAGATGCGCCGGATCGTCGACAGCCGCCCGAAGAGGTAG
- a CDS encoding DUF4265 domain-containing protein: MLIDPVGSGFVDHYRTHPSRVTAWDGQALVPWPETTTATGTVWFFQPGQDGDADSWEGLNGRIEEDGSATVLGVPAYVHDLNLGDRVSVVENGDASWVATGHVHDAGNDTYRFFLRDAEDESMWRPLSEEFAQRGCLVEVLSPRLVALSSGRSDSQAVADRLAFLEAQGVLVYETGRMHRKNPG; the protein is encoded by the coding sequence GTGCTGATCGATCCCGTAGGCTCAGGGTTCGTGGACCACTACAGAACCCACCCGAGTCGGGTGACAGCTTGGGATGGTCAGGCGCTGGTGCCCTGGCCGGAGACCACGACCGCGACGGGAACCGTATGGTTCTTCCAGCCCGGCCAGGACGGCGATGCCGATTCCTGGGAGGGACTGAATGGCCGGATCGAGGAAGACGGGAGTGCCACCGTCCTGGGCGTTCCGGCGTATGTGCATGACCTCAATCTGGGAGACCGGGTCTCCGTCGTAGAGAACGGAGATGCTTCCTGGGTCGCCACAGGACATGTGCATGATGCGGGCAACGACACGTATCGGTTTTTCCTGCGCGACGCGGAGGACGAATCGATGTGGCGCCCATTGTCGGAGGAGTTCGCACAGCGGGGATGCCTTGTGGAGGTGCTTTCGCCGCGCCTCGTTGCCTTGTCATCCGGGCGGAGTGACTCCCAAGCGGTTGCTGATCGATTGGCGTTCCTTGAAGCACAAGGTGTTCTCGTCTACGAAACGGGACGGATGCACCGCAAGAACCCCGGCTGA
- a CDS encoding TetR/AcrR family transcriptional regulator: protein MRTQETVEDRIPEKRSADRKPAAREPYTLDRLLDVAVRVFTERGYDGTSFQHLSQASGLSKSSIYHHIDSKEQLLRLGLEKALEPLMATITEPEATTGPAIDRLRFLIRRNIEILTDRLPYVTLLLNVHGNTETERWALEQRRTYNHAVAAVVQEAIDQGGVRSDVDAKTTARLVFGMINSVREWYRPERGEGAGRTRGAGLNDGAGSNDGAARLADQVLSLLLDGIRTR from the coding sequence ATGCGCACCCAGGAGACCGTCGAAGACAGGATTCCCGAGAAAAGAAGCGCCGACAGAAAACCGGCGGCCCGCGAGCCCTACACCCTGGACCGTCTCCTGGACGTGGCGGTGCGGGTCTTCACGGAACGCGGCTACGACGGCACGAGCTTCCAGCACCTCTCCCAGGCGTCCGGGCTCTCCAAGTCCTCGATCTACCACCACATCGACAGCAAGGAACAGCTGCTCCGGCTCGGTCTGGAGAAGGCGCTTGAGCCGCTCATGGCCACGATCACCGAGCCGGAGGCCACCACCGGCCCGGCGATCGACCGGCTGCGGTTCCTGATCCGCCGGAACATCGAGATCCTCACGGACCGGCTCCCTTACGTGACGCTCCTCCTCAACGTGCACGGCAACACCGAAACGGAGCGCTGGGCGCTGGAGCAGCGAAGGACGTACAACCACGCGGTGGCCGCCGTGGTCCAGGAGGCGATCGACCAGGGCGGCGTCCGCTCCGACGTCGACGCCAAGACCACGGCACGCCTCGTGTTCGGCATGATCAACTCGGTGCGCGAGTGGTACCGCCCGGAGCGGGGCGAGGGCGCAGGGCGCACCCGCGGCGCTGGGTTGAACGACGGAGCAGGATCGAACGACGGCGCAGCACGGCTCGCGGACCAGGTCCTGTCACTGCTGCTGGACGGCATCCGGACGCGCTAA
- the paaZ gene encoding phenylacetic acid degradation bifunctional protein PaaZ, which produces MSPLLESYAAGHWFRADDAGKPLLDAVTGEEVARVSTTGLDYAAMVRHARDVGGPAVRRLTFHERALLLKELALHLGGLKDEFYALSFRTGATKPDSFVDIDGGIGTLFSYASKGRRELPNDTVMLDGGVEPLSRNGTFVGQHLYTSRTGVAVQINAFNFPVWGMLEKLAPAFLAGLPSIVKPASQTSYLTEAVVRRIIESGILPEGSLQLVSGSAGDLLDHLGEQDSVDFTGSASTADLLRRHPAVLERGVRLGVEADSLNCSILGLDVTPEDPEFDLFVKGVVAEMTVKAGQKCTAIRRAIVPEHLADAVIRALSGRLAKTVVGDPADESVRMGALASREQREEVRKAIDELRRGADVVFGDPDRVDTVGADAEAGAFLSPVLLKAREGASEPHDVEPFGPVSTVLTYRTTEEAIALAARGKGSLAASLVTHDPRIAREVTLGLAPWHGRVLVLDRDDAGESTGHGSPLPVLVHGGPGRAGGGEELGGIRGVLHHMQRTAIQGSPDMITAITGRWTTGSRRDVGEVHPFRKSLAELRIGDGISSAPRTVTLEDIDHFAEFTGDRFYAHTDPEAAAANPLFGGIVAHGYLVVSLAAGLFVEPNPGPVLANFGVDHLRFLTPVKAGDSIAVELTVKQITPRNSADYGEVRWDAVVRNQDGETVATYDVLTLVAKELTPAAG; this is translated from the coding sequence ATGAGCCCATTGCTGGAGAGCTACGCCGCCGGACACTGGTTCCGCGCCGACGACGCCGGGAAGCCGCTGCTGGACGCGGTCACCGGGGAGGAAGTGGCGCGGGTGTCCACCACAGGCCTCGACTACGCAGCGATGGTGCGCCACGCCCGCGACGTCGGCGGACCGGCCGTGCGGCGCCTGACCTTCCACGAACGCGCGCTCCTCCTCAAGGAACTGGCTCTGCACCTCGGCGGACTCAAGGACGAGTTCTACGCCCTGTCCTTCCGCACCGGCGCCACGAAGCCCGACTCCTTCGTGGACATCGACGGCGGCATCGGCACCCTTTTCTCCTACGCGAGCAAGGGCCGCCGCGAACTGCCCAACGACACGGTGATGCTCGACGGCGGCGTGGAGCCCCTGAGCCGCAACGGCACCTTCGTGGGCCAGCACCTCTACACATCGCGGACCGGCGTCGCGGTTCAGATCAACGCCTTCAACTTCCCTGTCTGGGGCATGCTCGAGAAGCTCGCCCCGGCCTTCCTGGCCGGTCTGCCGAGCATCGTGAAGCCGGCCAGCCAGACCTCCTATCTGACGGAGGCCGTGGTGCGCCGCATCATCGAATCCGGCATCCTGCCCGAAGGGTCGCTCCAGCTGGTCAGCGGCTCCGCGGGCGACCTCCTCGACCACCTCGGCGAGCAGGACTCCGTGGACTTCACCGGCTCCGCGTCCACGGCCGACCTCCTGCGCCGTCACCCGGCCGTGCTGGAACGCGGGGTGCGTCTCGGCGTGGAGGCCGATTCCCTGAACTGTTCCATCCTGGGCCTGGACGTGACACCCGAGGACCCGGAGTTCGACCTCTTCGTCAAGGGCGTCGTGGCGGAGATGACCGTCAAGGCGGGCCAGAAGTGCACCGCGATCCGCCGTGCGATCGTGCCCGAGCACCTCGCGGACGCCGTCATCCGGGCCCTCAGCGGCCGCCTGGCGAAGACCGTGGTGGGCGACCCGGCCGACGAGTCCGTGCGCATGGGCGCCCTGGCCAGCCGCGAGCAGCGCGAGGAGGTCCGGAAGGCGATCGACGAGCTGCGGCGCGGGGCCGATGTCGTGTTCGGCGATCCGGACCGGGTGGACACCGTCGGCGCCGATGCCGAGGCCGGAGCCTTCCTCTCCCCCGTCCTCCTGAAGGCGCGCGAGGGCGCGAGCGAGCCGCACGACGTCGAGCCCTTCGGTCCCGTGAGCACGGTGCTGACGTACCGGACCACGGAGGAGGCGATCGCCCTGGCGGCCCGCGGCAAGGGCAGCCTGGCGGCGTCGCTCGTGACGCACGATCCGCGGATCGCCCGCGAGGTCACGCTGGGCCTCGCGCCCTGGCACGGCCGCGTGCTGGTCCTCGACCGCGACGACGCCGGCGAGTCGACCGGGCACGGCAGCCCCCTGCCGGTGCTGGTCCACGGCGGTCCGGGTCGCGCGGGCGGCGGCGAGGAGCTCGGCGGCATCCGCGGCGTCCTGCACCACATGCAGCGCACCGCCATCCAGGGCTCGCCCGACATGATCACCGCCATCACCGGGCGCTGGACCACCGGTTCCCGCCGCGACGTGGGCGAGGTGCACCCGTTCCGGAAGAGCCTCGCGGAACTGAGGATCGGAGACGGCATCAGCTCGGCGCCGCGCACGGTGACCCTCGAGGACATCGACCACTTCGCCGAGTTCACGGGCGACCGCTTCTACGCGCACACCGATCCGGAGGCCGCAGCGGCCAACCCCCTGTTCGGCGGGATCGTGGCGCACGGCTATCTCGTGGTGTCGCTGGCCGCAGGCCTCTTCGTGGAGCCGAACCCGGGGCCGGTGCTCGCCAACTTCGGCGTGGACCACCTGCGGTTCCTGACGCCGGTCAAGGCCGGGGATTCCATCGCCGTGGAGCTCACCGTCAAGCAGATCACGCCGCGGAACTCCGCCGATTACGGCGAGGTCCGCTGGGATGCCGTGGTGCGGAATCAGGACGGCGAGACCGTGGCCACCTACGATGTGCTGACCCTCGTGGCGAAGGAACTCACGCCCGCCGCTGGCTGA
- the paaA gene encoding 1,2-phenylacetyl-CoA epoxidase subunit PaaA, translated as MSSAVAEPQLEAEFEAIVGHKDRIEPRDWMPEAYRKTLIRQVAQHAHSEIIGMQPEGNWIGRAPSLRRKAILLAKVQDEAGHGLYLYSAAETLGISRDELTELLISGKQKYSSIFNYPTLSYTDVGTIGWLVDGAAICNQVPLCRTSFGPYGRAMIRICKEESFHQRQGYELLMTMMRGTEEQRAMVQESVNRFWWPALMMFGPPDDASPNTAQSMAWGIKTHTNDELRQKFVDMSVPQAEALGVTFPDPELRWNEERGHYDFGQPDWEEFWSVVKGDGPCNAQRLAHRKRAWDDGAWVREAALAFAAKEAGEAEETLKAQAEEAQR; from the coding sequence ATGTCATCCGCAGTCGCCGAGCCGCAGCTTGAGGCGGAATTCGAAGCCATCGTGGGCCATAAGGACCGGATCGAACCCCGGGACTGGATGCCCGAGGCCTACCGGAAGACCCTGATCCGTCAGGTCGCCCAGCACGCCCACTCGGAGATCATCGGCATGCAGCCGGAGGGGAACTGGATCGGGCGCGCGCCGTCCCTGCGCCGCAAGGCGATCCTGCTGGCCAAGGTCCAGGACGAGGCCGGTCACGGGCTGTACCTCTACTCCGCCGCCGAGACCCTGGGCATCTCCCGTGACGAGCTGACCGAGCTGCTGATCTCCGGCAAGCAGAAGTACTCGTCCATCTTCAACTACCCGACGCTCTCCTACACCGACGTGGGGACGATCGGCTGGCTCGTGGACGGGGCCGCCATCTGCAACCAGGTGCCGCTCTGCCGGACGTCCTTCGGACCCTACGGCCGTGCGATGATCCGCATCTGCAAGGAGGAGTCCTTCCACCAGCGTCAGGGCTACGAGCTCCTCATGACCATGATGCGCGGGACCGAGGAACAGCGGGCCATGGTCCAGGAGTCCGTGAACCGTTTCTGGTGGCCGGCGCTCATGATGTTCGGCCCGCCGGACGACGCGTCCCCCAATACGGCGCAGTCCATGGCCTGGGGCATCAAGACCCACACCAATGACGAGCTCCGCCAGAAGTTCGTGGACATGTCCGTTCCGCAGGCCGAGGCGCTGGGTGTGACGTTCCCGGATCCGGAACTGCGCTGGAACGAGGAACGCGGGCACTACGACTTCGGCCAGCCGGACTGGGAGGAGTTCTGGTCCGTGGTCAAGGGCGACGGGCCCTGCAACGCCCAGCGCCTGGCCCACCGCAAGCGGGCCTGGGACGACGGCGCCTGGGTGCGGGAGGCCGCCCTGGCGTTCGCCGCCAAGGAGGCCGGAGAGGCCGAGGAGACCCTGAAGGCTCAGGCCGAGGAGGCACAGCGATGA
- the paaB gene encoding 1,2-phenylacetyl-CoA epoxidase subunit PaaB, producing the protein MTGQIRAEWPLYEVFIRGKRGLNHVHVGSVHAPDGQMALRHARDVYTRRNEGVSIWVVPSADIIASSPEEKDPLFAPSGDKAYRHPTFYDIPDNVPHM; encoded by the coding sequence ATGACCGGGCAGATCCGCGCCGAATGGCCGCTCTATGAGGTGTTCATCCGCGGCAAGCGCGGCCTGAACCACGTCCACGTCGGTTCCGTGCACGCCCCCGACGGTCAGATGGCCCTGCGCCATGCGCGGGACGTCTACACCCGCCGCAATGAAGGGGTGAGCATCTGGGTGGTGCCCTCAGCGGACATCATCGCCTCCAGCCCGGAGGAGAAGGACCCGCTCTTCGCCCCCAGCGGGGACAAGGCCTACCGGCATCCCACCTTCTACGACATCCCGGACAACGTCCCCCACATGTGA
- the paaC gene encoding 1,2-phenylacetyl-CoA epoxidase subunit PaaC — MSEVHIQPEGEHDNAYAGLLVNDAHWAFGTDFEDPLAGVDTTVPEGVDPAELAAYCLMLGDDALVFSQRLSEWCSNAPDLEEDIALANIALDLLGQSRLLLARAAAADPAMVPALPEGSPVPDEDRLAFFRDDQQFRNVRLAELPTGDFAEIIVRVLLFATWRLALFERLSRSRDAVLAAVAAKGVKELSYHRDYVGRWFLVLAQGTDESRSRMLAALQGLWPFTGELFTPHAVERSLAAAGAGVDPSEAEAEVRGVLEHVFDAAQVPAPHGGSLAGVQGRLGRDGMHTEALSRMLAEMQVVARAHPEGRW; from the coding sequence ATGAGCGAAGTGCACATCCAGCCCGAAGGCGAGCATGACAACGCCTACGCCGGTCTCCTGGTCAACGATGCCCACTGGGCGTTCGGGACCGACTTCGAGGACCCGCTCGCCGGCGTCGACACCACCGTGCCGGAGGGCGTGGACCCCGCGGAACTCGCGGCATACTGCCTCATGCTCGGCGACGACGCCCTCGTCTTCTCCCAGCGGCTTTCCGAGTGGTGCAGCAACGCCCCGGATCTGGAGGAGGACATCGCCCTGGCCAACATCGCGCTGGACCTCCTCGGCCAGTCCCGGCTGCTGCTGGCCCGGGCCGCCGCCGCGGACCCGGCCATGGTCCCGGCGCTGCCCGAGGGTTCGCCGGTGCCGGACGAGGACCGGCTGGCGTTCTTCCGTGACGACCAGCAGTTCCGCAACGTCCGGCTCGCCGAGCTTCCCACGGGCGACTTCGCGGAGATCATAGTCCGCGTGCTGCTCTTCGCCACGTGGCGTCTGGCCCTTTTCGAGCGCTTGAGCCGCAGCCGCGACGCCGTGCTGGCCGCGGTCGCCGCCAAGGGAGTCAAGGAGCTCAGCTACCACCGGGACTACGTGGGCCGCTGGTTCCTGGTCCTGGCGCAGGGCACGGACGAGTCCCGGAGCCGGATGCTCGCCGCGCTCCAGGGCCTCTGGCCCTTCACCGGCGAACTGTTCACCCCGCACGCCGTGGAGCGGTCGCTCGCGGCGGCGGGCGCCGGCGTCGACCCCTCCGAGGCCGAGGCCGAGGTGAGGGGCGTCCTGGAGCACGTCTTCGACGCGGCCCAGGTGCCGGCTCCGCACGGTGGATCACTGGCAGGGGTCCAGGGCCGTCTCGGTCGCGACGGGATGCACACCGAGGCACTCAGCAGGATGCTCGCCGAGATGCAGGTGGTGGCGCGCGCCCACCCGGAGGGACGCTGGTGA
- the paaD gene encoding 1,2-phenylacetyl-CoA epoxidase subunit PaaD, whose product MAVDTLERAWAAAARVVDPELPMLTLIDLGVLRDIAVDDDGAVVAAITPTYSGCPAMAAMRDDLLREFQDAGFQDARVRVALEPAWTTDWITPEGRAALAAAGISPPGTAPRRSGPVTISLLPTRRAVHCPQCGSADVELSSEFGSTACKAMYRCRACLEPFDHVKEI is encoded by the coding sequence ATGGCCGTGGACACCCTCGAACGGGCCTGGGCTGCGGCCGCCCGCGTGGTGGACCCCGAGCTGCCCATGCTCACGCTGATCGACCTGGGCGTGCTGCGGGACATCGCGGTGGACGACGACGGCGCCGTGGTCGCCGCGATCACCCCCACCTACTCGGGGTGCCCGGCCATGGCCGCCATGCGGGACGATCTGCTGCGCGAGTTCCAGGACGCCGGCTTCCAGGACGCCCGGGTGCGGGTGGCCCTCGAACCGGCGTGGACCACGGACTGGATCACCCCCGAGGGCCGTGCGGCGCTGGCCGCCGCCGGGATCTCGCCCCCGGGGACCGCCCCGCGCCGCAGCGGACCCGTGACCATCAGCCTCCTGCCCACCCGCCGCGCGGTGCACTGCCCGCAGTGCGGGAGCGCCGACGTCGAGCTCAGCTCCGAATTCGGCTCCACGGCCTGCAAGGCCATGTACCGCTGCCGGGCCTGCCTGGAGCCCTTCGACCACGTGAAGGAGATCTGA
- the paaE gene encoding 1,2-phenylacetyl-CoA epoxidase subunit PaaE, with protein sequence MTLIADPDTGSRTAFHPLTVSSVEALTDDSAAVTFAVPEALRELFAFDAGQSLTLRRVIDGVEHRRTYSICSPAGAAPRIGVREIPDGLFSSWLVRQVRPGDTVEVQPPSGSFRADPLQAGRHLCIAAGSGITPMLSIAATILTHPDSEVTLLYGNRTTNSVMFAEELSDLKDAHPRQLDLIHILSREPRDVELFSGRLDAERLRRLLGVLVPVQDMDHVWLCGPFAMLTEAREVLEELGVPRERIHFELFYVDEPPPQLRHADRVAEGVTSEVTVVLDGRTTTTAMQRDMSVLDSAQLVRTDLPFACKGGVCGTCRAKLCGGEVDMVRNYALEPAEIAAGFVLTCQSYPVSEELTVDFDA encoded by the coding sequence ATGACGCTCATCGCCGATCCGGATACCGGAAGCCGGACCGCCTTCCACCCGCTCACGGTCTCCTCGGTCGAGGCGCTCACCGACGATTCCGCCGCCGTCACGTTCGCCGTGCCGGAGGCACTGCGGGAGCTGTTCGCCTTCGACGCCGGTCAGTCCCTGACCCTCCGCCGGGTGATCGACGGAGTGGAGCACCGGAGGACCTACTCCATCTGCTCGCCGGCCGGCGCCGCGCCCCGGATCGGTGTCCGGGAGATCCCGGACGGGCTGTTCTCCTCGTGGCTCGTGCGCCAGGTCCGCCCGGGGGACACGGTCGAGGTGCAGCCTCCGAGCGGGAGCTTCCGAGCCGATCCGCTGCAGGCCGGACGTCACCTCTGCATCGCGGCGGGATCCGGGATCACCCCGATGCTCTCCATCGCGGCCACGATCCTGACCCACCCGGACTCCGAGGTCACCCTGCTGTACGGCAACCGGACCACGAATTCCGTGATGTTCGCCGAGGAGCTCTCCGACCTCAAGGACGCCCATCCGCGGCAGCTGGATCTCATCCACATCCTGTCCCGCGAGCCGCGGGACGTGGAGCTGTTCTCCGGACGACTCGACGCCGAACGCCTCCGCCGGCTCCTCGGCGTGCTGGTGCCCGTGCAGGACATGGACCACGTGTGGCTGTGCGGGCCGTTCGCCATGCTCACCGAGGCCCGCGAGGTGCTCGAAGAATTGGGGGTGCCGCGCGAGCGGATCCATTTCGAACTGTTCTATGTGGATGAGCCGCCGCCCCAGCTCCGGCACGCCGACCGCGTCGCCGAGGGCGTCACGAGCGAAGTGACGGTGGTCCTCGACGGCCGCACCACCACGACCGCGATGCAGCGTGACATGTCCGTGCTGGACTCGGCGCAGCTGGTCCGGACGGATCTGCCGTTCGCCTGCAAGGGCGGGGTCTGCGGGACCTGTCGCGCCAAGCTCTGCGGGGGAGAGGTGGACATGGTCCGCAACTACGCGCTGGAGCCCGCCGAGATCGCGGCCGGCTTCGTCCTCACCTGCCAGAGCTACCCGGTGAGCGAGGAGCTCACCGTGGACTTCGACGCCTGA